A section of the Pseudomonas sp. FP453 genome encodes:
- a CDS encoding ion transporter, which produces MDSNNDWRQRLYVMIFQTDTNAGRRFDGILLLIILATLVIVMLDSIDEVHQNYADVLAYIEWGFTIIFAIEYGLRLYCSPKPLRYAFSFYGLVDLLAIVPGILALYYSDAQYLLIIRIIRMLRIFRVLKLSPYLKQANYLMAALRGSKQKIVVFLVSVCTLVTVFGTLMYVIEGPEHGFTSIPKGIYWAIVTLTTVGFGDIVPKTPLGQVISSLVMITGYSIIAVPTGIFTAELASAMRGEQLQHDCPVCKKSSHEPNAAFCARCGSNLFRKVE; this is translated from the coding sequence CCGGGCGGCGCTTTGACGGCATCTTGCTGCTGATCATCCTCGCCACCCTGGTGATCGTGATGCTCGACAGCATCGACGAGGTGCACCAGAACTACGCCGACGTGCTGGCCTACATCGAGTGGGGCTTCACCATCATCTTCGCCATCGAGTACGGGCTGCGGCTGTATTGCTCGCCCAAGCCGTTGCGCTATGCCTTCAGCTTTTACGGGCTGGTGGACTTGCTGGCCATCGTGCCGGGCATCCTCGCCCTGTATTACAGCGACGCGCAGTACCTGTTGATCATCCGCATCATCCGCATGCTGCGCATCTTCCGTGTGCTCAAGCTCAGCCCCTACCTCAAGCAGGCCAACTACCTGATGGCGGCGCTGCGCGGCAGCAAGCAGAAGATCGTGGTGTTCCTGGTCAGCGTGTGCACCCTGGTGACGGTGTTCGGCACCCTGATGTACGTGATCGAAGGCCCGGAACACGGCTTTACCAGCATTCCCAAGGGCATCTACTGGGCCATCGTGACCCTGACCACCGTGGGCTTTGGCGATATCGTGCCGAAGACGCCCTTGGGCCAGGTGATTTCTTCGCTGGTGATGATCACCGGTTATTCGATCATTGCCGTGCCCACCGGGATTTTCACCGCCGAACTGGCCAGTGCCATGCGCGGTGAGCAGCTGCAACACGACTGCCCGGTGTGCAAGAAAAGCAGCCATGAGCCCAACGCGGCATTCTGCGCACGCTGTGGGAGTAATCTTTTTCGTAAAGTGGAATAA